A window of Micrococcus endophyticus contains these coding sequences:
- a CDS encoding D-alanyl-D-alanine carboxypeptidase, with product MTPGSPFASLLAALAAALLSAAPVLTPLAGPAALAPGNPVTAEAMAAPSPDARALASAVDAALDASPGRVAAQVRDAATGEVLHARDADSLAAPASSLKVLTAAAALRTLGPERTLRTRVVAAPAADDGATELVLVGGGDVLLGDGASDPDAVAGRAGLRTLAERTVAGLAEAGVSGDVVVSVDLRLFDGAAVNPAWTPDLLEDGHVSAVQPLATWGGREAPGVDEERIEDPAGHTALVFQRLLDEEIERTGADLDLGLRDTIPATTAVRDDVVAAEPTAQVESAPVAEVAAYMLAHSENQVAEALGRLSAYAVGRPATHEGAADLLEDVAADLGADTAGMAVLDASGLAEGSLVSPAQLAAVVSAASRVPWLAPVLDGLPRPGEDSTLDERFRGTAAEGAVAAKTGTLDHTVSLTGTVTTQDGRVLAFSIVASDLDWKLDEAREAVDAAVTAMAGL from the coding sequence GTGACCCCCGGCTCGCCGTTCGCCTCCCTGCTCGCCGCGCTCGCGGCGGCGCTGCTCTCGGCGGCCCCGGTGCTCACGCCCCTGGCCGGCCCGGCCGCGCTCGCCCCCGGCAACCCGGTGACGGCGGAGGCCATGGCGGCCCCGTCCCCCGACGCGCGGGCCCTCGCCTCCGCCGTGGACGCCGCCCTGGACGCCTCGCCCGGCCGCGTCGCCGCGCAGGTGCGGGACGCGGCCACCGGCGAGGTGCTCCACGCGCGCGACGCGGACTCCCTCGCGGCCCCGGCGTCCTCGCTCAAGGTGCTCACGGCGGCGGCCGCGCTGCGCACGCTCGGCCCGGAGCGGACCCTGCGCACGCGCGTGGTCGCGGCGCCCGCGGCCGACGACGGCGCCACGGAGCTCGTGCTCGTGGGCGGCGGGGACGTGCTCCTGGGCGACGGCGCCTCGGACCCGGACGCGGTGGCCGGCCGGGCGGGGCTGAGGACCCTGGCCGAGCGGACCGTCGCCGGCCTCGCCGAGGCGGGGGTGAGCGGCGACGTCGTGGTGTCCGTAGACCTGCGCCTGTTCGACGGCGCCGCCGTGAACCCGGCGTGGACGCCGGACCTGCTCGAGGACGGGCACGTCTCGGCCGTGCAGCCGCTGGCCACGTGGGGCGGGCGCGAGGCGCCGGGCGTGGACGAGGAGCGCATCGAGGACCCCGCCGGGCACACCGCGCTCGTGTTCCAGCGCCTGCTGGACGAGGAGATCGAGCGCACGGGGGCGGACCTGGACCTGGGGCTGCGGGACACCATCCCGGCCACGACGGCGGTGCGGGACGACGTCGTCGCCGCCGAGCCGACGGCCCAGGTGGAGTCCGCGCCGGTGGCGGAGGTGGCCGCGTACATGCTGGCCCACTCGGAGAACCAGGTGGCCGAGGCGCTCGGGCGCCTGTCCGCCTACGCGGTCGGCCGTCCCGCCACGCACGAGGGGGCCGCGGACCTGCTCGAGGACGTCGCCGCGGACCTCGGGGCCGACACGGCGGGGATGGCGGTCCTGGACGCCTCCGGGCTGGCGGAGGGGTCCCTCGTGAGCCCCGCCCAGCTGGCCGCCGTGGTGTCCGCCGCGTCCCGCGTGCCGTGGCTGGCCCCCGTGCTGGACGGGCTGCCGCGGCCGGGGGAGGACTCCACCCTCGACGAGCGGTTCCGGGGCACCGCGGCCGAGGGCGCCGTCGCCGCGAAGACCGGCACGCTGGACCACACCGTGTCCCTCACCGGCACCGTGACCACGCAGGACGGGCGGGTGCTGGCGTTCAGCATCGTGGCCTCGGACCTCGACTGGAAGCTCGACGAGGCCCGGGAGGCCGTGGACGCCGCCGTCACCGCGATGGCCGGGCTCTGA
- a CDS encoding helix-turn-helix domain-containing protein, which yields MSPVSDEHLEQQRTLYGAPLAERFTGVREAYGLSQRALAQTLGLSAPMLSQLASGQRIKIGSPAVYARLVMLEERAGEPDPAAVLAEVRDSEPVLTSQSFAASPEADLPARLARLAGPAGLRAAESAARAAGEARLADVLAAAAEAGARG from the coding sequence ATGTCCCCCGTGAGTGACGAGCATCTGGAGCAGCAGAGGACGCTGTACGGCGCCCCCCTGGCCGAGCGGTTCACGGGCGTGCGCGAGGCCTACGGCCTGAGCCAGCGCGCCCTGGCCCAGACCCTGGGCCTGTCCGCCCCCATGCTGTCCCAGCTCGCGAGCGGGCAACGCATCAAGATCGGCAGCCCGGCCGTCTACGCCCGTCTCGTGATGCTCGAGGAACGCGCGGGGGAGCCGGACCCGGCCGCCGTCCTCGCCGAGGTGCGCGACTCCGAGCCCGTGCTGACCTCGCAGTCGTTCGCCGCCTCCCCGGAGGCCGACCTGCCCGCCCGGCTCGCGCGCCTGGCCGGGCCCGCGGGGCTGCGGGCGGCGGAGTCGGCGGCCCGCGCCGCCGGGGAGGCCCGACTGGCCGACGTCCTCGCGGCCGCGGCGGAGGCGGGGGCCCGCGGGTGA
- a CDS encoding vWA domain-containing protein yields MTHPRTAPAPLAAVAGSLGLCLSAAVLAGAPALAAPTSTPAADQARQQPVVVMDHSGSMLNADADASGTTRVDAAKAATKDLIQAAPEGAELGLVTFGHRRAEDCTDIETIQPVGPVDKAALTAQVDALGARGETPISAALQQAADALEEKEKGTIVLVSDGQPSCDTPPACEDAAQLTEHLTTRTTRALHGYEAAGTPITGGSSLAEAPLLLPGPATDTLASHARPEQIGHRLGTDDFADGDVTGLPQEAGPGFLTTAAQFRERFPDEAAAAPPPGPGPWTPSACSPWPAAPS; encoded by the coding sequence ATGACGCACCCTCGCACCGCCCCCGCCCCGCTCGCCGCCGTGGCCGGATCACTCGGCCTCTGCCTGTCCGCCGCCGTCCTCGCCGGGGCGCCGGCGCTGGCCGCCCCGACGTCGACGCCGGCGGCCGACCAGGCCCGCCAGCAGCCCGTCGTCGTCATGGACCACTCCGGCTCCATGCTCAACGCCGACGCGGACGCCTCCGGCACCACCCGCGTGGACGCCGCCAAGGCCGCCACGAAGGACCTCATCCAGGCCGCCCCAGAGGGCGCCGAGCTCGGCCTCGTGACCTTCGGCCACCGCCGCGCCGAGGACTGCACGGACATCGAGACCATCCAGCCGGTCGGACCGGTGGACAAGGCCGCGCTCACCGCGCAGGTCGACGCCCTCGGCGCCCGGGGCGAGACCCCCATCAGCGCGGCCCTCCAGCAGGCCGCCGACGCCCTCGAGGAGAAGGAGAAGGGCACCATCGTGCTCGTCTCCGACGGCCAGCCCTCCTGCGACACCCCGCCCGCCTGCGAGGACGCCGCCCAGCTCACGGAGCACCTCACCACCCGGACCACGCGCGCCCTCCATGGCTACGAGGCGGCCGGAACCCCGATCACGGGCGGGTCGAGCCTCGCGGAGGCGCCCCTCCTGCTCCCCGGCCCCGCCACGGACACGCTCGCCTCGCACGCCCGCCCTGAGCAGATCGGCCACCGCCTGGGCACCGACGACTTCGCCGACGGGGACGTGACCGGGCTGCCGCAGGAGGCCGGACCCGGATTCCTCACGACGGCGGCCCAGTTCCGCGAGCGGTTCCCCGACGAGGCCGCCGCGGCGCCTCCCCCTGGGCCTGGGCCCTGGACGCCCTCGGCCTGCTCGCCGTGGCCGGCGGCGCCGTCCTGA
- a CDS encoding inorganic diphosphatase, translated as MPHDVTIEIPAGSRVKYEFDHETGRLRLDRVLFTSMQYPTHYGYFENTLGEDGDPLDAMVLLPGFDLVPGCVVEARPVGVFNMTDDGGGDAKLLCVPADKRFDHITELEHIEESLKQEIEHFFTRYKDLEPGKWVKAEGWQGRADAEAELEASIARFDAAGEHSPADEPQGRDVETEDPSPATEEGEEKDVPQGR; from the coding sequence ATGCCGCACGACGTCACCATCGAGATCCCCGCGGGCTCCCGCGTGAAGTACGAGTTCGACCACGAGACCGGCCGCCTGCGCCTGGATCGCGTGCTCTTCACCTCGATGCAGTACCCCACCCACTACGGCTACTTCGAGAACACCCTCGGCGAGGACGGCGACCCGCTGGACGCCATGGTCCTCCTGCCGGGCTTCGACCTGGTGCCGGGCTGCGTCGTGGAGGCCCGCCCCGTGGGCGTCTTCAACATGACCGACGACGGCGGCGGCGACGCCAAGCTGCTCTGCGTCCCGGCCGACAAGCGGTTCGACCACATCACCGAGCTGGAGCACATCGAGGAGTCGCTCAAGCAGGAGATCGAGCACTTCTTCACCCGCTACAAGGACCTCGAGCCCGGCAAGTGGGTCAAGGCCGAGGGCTGGCAGGGCCGCGCCGACGCCGAGGCCGAGCTGGAGGCGTCCATCGCCCGCTTCGATGCCGCCGGCGAGCACTCCCCTGCCGACGAGCCCCAGGGCCGCGACGTCGAGACCGAGGACCCCAGCCCCGCCACCGAGGAGGGCGAGGAGAAGGACGTGCCGCAGGGCCGCTGA
- a CDS encoding HAD family hydrolase, protein MEKKLVCLDVDGTIVDHDGHLHEPVREAVKAVVAAGHHVVIATGRSRGATLPVAQSLGIEAGYMVCSNGGVTLRLDPALEDGYEVTDCRTFDPRSVLSQLRSRLPGAKYAVEVPDGSFLSTERFQDMSFGVAAEGTTFEELKNTTAVRLVVFSTDSSAEEFGRAVEGIGLSGVTYSVGWTAWLDVAAAGVTKASGLEALRTVLHVAPEHTVAVGDGRNDLEMLAWAGRGVAMGQAVREVKEAADEVTASVDDHGLADVLWSLVPEADRPADVRVQEPAAA, encoded by the coding sequence ATGGAGAAGAAGCTCGTGTGCCTCGACGTGGACGGAACGATCGTGGACCATGACGGCCACCTGCACGAGCCGGTGCGCGAGGCCGTGAAGGCCGTCGTCGCCGCGGGCCACCACGTGGTGATCGCCACCGGCCGCTCGCGCGGGGCCACGCTGCCCGTCGCCCAGTCCCTCGGCATCGAGGCCGGGTACATGGTCTGCTCGAACGGCGGCGTCACCCTGCGCCTGGACCCCGCCCTCGAGGACGGCTACGAGGTGACGGACTGCCGCACCTTCGACCCGCGCTCCGTGCTCTCCCAGCTGCGCAGCCGCCTGCCCGGGGCGAAGTACGCGGTGGAGGTGCCGGACGGCTCGTTCCTGTCCACCGAGCGGTTCCAGGACATGAGCTTCGGCGTGGCCGCCGAGGGCACCACCTTCGAGGAGCTCAAGAACACGACGGCGGTGCGCCTCGTCGTGTTCTCCACGGACTCCTCCGCCGAGGAGTTCGGACGCGCGGTGGAGGGCATCGGCCTGTCCGGCGTGACCTACTCCGTGGGCTGGACGGCCTGGCTGGACGTGGCCGCCGCGGGAGTCACCAAGGCGTCCGGGCTCGAGGCGCTGCGCACCGTGCTGCACGTGGCCCCGGAGCACACGGTGGCCGTGGGCGACGGTCGCAACGACCTCGAGATGCTCGCCTGGGCCGGCCGCGGCGTGGCCATGGGCCAGGCCGTGCGCGAGGTGAAGGAGGCCGCGGACGAGGTGACGGCGTCGGTGGACGACCACGGCCTCGCGGACGTCCTCTGGTCGCTCGTCCCGGAGGCGGACCGCCCGGCGGACGTGCGCGTCCAGGAGCCGGCGGCGGCCTGA
- the serS gene encoding serine--tRNA ligase, protein MIDVKDLIEQPEKYRASQEARGEDASLVDRMVEADASRRASITAFEELRAEQKAFGKKVAKAQGEEKQALLAEVKDLAARVKEAEAAAGAAEGRVAELQRGFPNLIVDGIPSGGEDDFVVVKEVGAPRDFAAEGFEPRDHLELGELLGAIDMERGAKVSGARFSFLKGVGARLELALMQMGMDLALENGFVPVIPPTLVRPETMQGTGFDVEHDDEIYRLERDDLYLVGTSEVALAGYHADEIIDVDAPVRYAGWSTCYRREAGSAGKDTRGIIRVHQFNKLEMFVYATQEDAEAEHARLLEWEERMLAAIEVPYRVIDIAAGDLGLSAARKFDCEAWVPTQGTYRELTSTSNCTTFQARRLNIRERVRQEDGDGGARRGGTRMVATLNGTLATTRWIVAILENHQNADGSVTVPAALRPYLGGMERFELV, encoded by the coding sequence GTGATCGACGTCAAGGACCTCATCGAGCAGCCCGAGAAGTACCGCGCCTCCCAGGAGGCCCGCGGGGAGGACGCATCCCTGGTGGACCGCATGGTCGAGGCGGACGCCTCCCGCCGCGCGTCGATCACGGCCTTCGAGGAGCTGCGCGCCGAGCAGAAGGCGTTCGGCAAGAAGGTCGCCAAGGCCCAGGGCGAGGAGAAGCAGGCGCTGCTGGCCGAGGTGAAGGACCTGGCCGCGCGCGTGAAGGAGGCCGAGGCCGCCGCCGGCGCCGCCGAGGGGCGCGTCGCCGAGCTGCAGCGCGGCTTCCCGAACCTCATCGTCGACGGCATCCCGTCCGGCGGCGAGGACGACTTCGTGGTGGTCAAGGAGGTCGGCGCCCCGCGCGACTTCGCGGCCGAGGGCTTCGAGCCCCGCGACCACCTGGAGCTGGGCGAGCTGCTCGGCGCGATCGACATGGAGCGCGGCGCGAAGGTCTCCGGCGCCCGGTTCAGCTTCCTCAAGGGCGTGGGCGCGCGCCTCGAGCTCGCCCTCATGCAGATGGGAATGGACCTGGCGCTGGAGAACGGCTTCGTGCCCGTCATCCCGCCCACGCTGGTGCGCCCCGAGACCATGCAGGGCACCGGCTTCGACGTGGAGCACGACGACGAGATCTACCGCCTCGAGCGCGACGACCTCTACCTCGTGGGCACCTCCGAGGTGGCCCTCGCCGGCTACCACGCGGACGAGATCATCGACGTCGACGCCCCGGTCCGGTACGCCGGCTGGTCCACGTGCTACCGCCGCGAGGCCGGCTCCGCGGGCAAGGACACCCGCGGCATCATCCGCGTGCACCAGTTCAACAAGCTCGAGATGTTCGTCTACGCGACCCAGGAGGACGCCGAGGCCGAGCACGCGCGCCTGCTGGAGTGGGAGGAGCGGATGCTCGCGGCGATCGAGGTGCCGTACCGCGTGATCGACATTGCCGCCGGTGACCTCGGCCTCTCCGCCGCCCGCAAGTTCGACTGCGAGGCGTGGGTCCCCACGCAGGGCACCTACCGCGAGCTGACCTCCACCTCGAACTGCACCACCTTCCAGGCGCGCCGCCTGAACATCCGTGAGCGGGTGCGGCAGGAGGACGGCGACGGCGGGGCCCGGCGCGGCGGCACCCGCATGGTGGCCACCCTCAACGGCACGCTGGCCACCACCCGGTGGATCGTGGCGATCCTGGAGAACCACCAGAACGCGGACGGCTCCGTGACCGTGCCGGCCGCGCTGCGCCCGTACCTCGGCGGCATGGAGCGGTTCGAGCTGGTCTGA
- a CDS encoding PKD domain-containing protein: MPHQLINPDYGSCLNQDESFCPDGEWVQARTVDITRPDADPLYGRPTCTSDAAAGAGGAPSFTLEEVRTLLLLDPTIESDNAGRGVRNAETNFYTDAGVETLSTTINGVPVELRATPVSFHWNYGDGTAPRVTHVGGHAQAEFNTPTPTSHVYEETGEYTVTLTTVYIGEYREADGDWVLIPGTITLDAAPVTADIWRTVTRNVAEDCAADPSAWGCTGPIEAPDAP; encoded by the coding sequence GTGCCCCATCAGCTCATCAACCCTGACTACGGCAGCTGCCTGAACCAGGATGAGTCCTTCTGCCCGGACGGGGAATGGGTCCAGGCGCGCACGGTGGACATCACGCGCCCGGATGCCGATCCGTTGTACGGGCGGCCCACCTGCACGTCCGACGCCGCCGCCGGGGCCGGCGGGGCGCCGTCGTTCACCCTGGAGGAGGTCCGCACCCTCCTGCTGCTGGATCCGACCATCGAGTCCGACAACGCCGGCCGCGGCGTGCGCAACGCGGAGACGAACTTCTACACGGATGCCGGCGTGGAGACGCTCTCCACGACCATCAACGGGGTGCCGGTGGAGCTGCGCGCCACCCCGGTGTCCTTCCACTGGAACTACGGAGACGGCACGGCACCGCGGGTCACGCACGTGGGCGGCCACGCCCAGGCCGAGTTCAACACGCCCACGCCCACGAGCCACGTGTACGAGGAGACCGGGGAGTACACGGTCACGCTGACCACGGTCTACATCGGTGAGTACCGCGAGGCGGACGGGGACTGGGTGTTGATTCCGGGCACCATCACCCTGGACGCGGCCCCGGTCACGGCGGACATCTGGCGCACCGTCACCCGCAACGTCGCCGAGGACTGCGCGGCCGACCCGTCCGCGTGGGGCTGCACCGGGCCCATCGAGGCCCCGGACGCGCCCTGA
- a CDS encoding DUF6318 family protein → MSFTAPRRVLRRRRLTQVGALGAGLALLLTACGGGSEPAESSSSTPAGSSSSSAEATTPSPSGESSPTTSPSGSVGSTAAAGSSGSGGAYVPASAEGPAQNVPKPEMPAVMKEETQEGAEAAVEYFWDAMYYAERTGDVEVYRESYSQYCEFCSLTSSSMEQIYDDGGWFTGTSPRNQSMILRPSANGYIGTLLVDSQSATGYLASGDVAPGSETPAEEKMPWIVELSFDATRGVWTVDEMSYEGSR, encoded by the coding sequence ATGTCCTTCACTGCACCCCGGCGCGTCCTGCGCCGTCGTCGTCTGACCCAGGTCGGGGCCCTCGGGGCCGGTCTGGCGCTGCTGCTCACGGCCTGCGGCGGCGGGTCGGAGCCGGCCGAGAGCTCCTCGTCGACGCCGGCCGGGTCGTCGTCCAGCTCTGCCGAGGCGACCACGCCGAGCCCGTCCGGTGAGTCCAGCCCGACGACGTCGCCCAGCGGGTCTGTCGGCTCGACGGCCGCTGCAGGGTCCTCGGGCAGTGGTGGCGCCTATGTGCCGGCGTCTGCGGAGGGTCCTGCGCAGAACGTGCCCAAGCCTGAGATGCCGGCGGTGATGAAGGAGGAGACCCAGGAGGGCGCCGAGGCGGCGGTGGAGTACTTCTGGGATGCGATGTACTACGCGGAGCGCACTGGAGATGTCGAGGTCTATCGAGAGTCGTACAGCCAGTACTGCGAGTTTTGCTCACTGACCTCCAGCAGCATGGAGCAAATCTATGACGATGGAGGATGGTTTACCGGCACGAGTCCAAGGAATCAATCCATGATCCTGCGTCCGTCAGCCAATGGATATATCGGCACGCTTCTGGTGGACTCGCAGTCGGCAACTGGCTACCTCGCCAGTGGTGACGTTGCTCCCGGCAGTGAAACTCCAGCCGAAGAGAAGATGCCGTGGATTGTTGAACTCTCCTTTGATGCCACCAGAGGTGTGTGGACTGTCGATGAGATGAGTTACGAGGGGTCTCGATGA
- a CDS encoding diacylglycerol/lipid kinase family protein: MTAEWWMAMAALVLGAVLAVAVIVLAVRHRGLAKRHERTRGQLDAVEHRLDAAQRRLGELPGVDRPRQEIALVLNPVKTRADEVRRALEAMADREGLGSVLVLETEEDDPGTQMAKDALEAGVRLVIAAGGDGTVRTVAEQLTGTDVALGVVPLGTGNLLARNLDLPINDIEECLRIALTGRQRRIDTVDVRFTHEEGEVTRQTFTVIGGAGYDADIMGDTKDELKDVAGWLAYSEAGMRHLRGKRHEVSISLDGGASRRFKVRTVMVANCGMLTGGVELLPEAKLDDGLLDVLVLSPRHALDWARIAAKTVTRHGAKIPVMHTEQAQRVKVEFADPMPSQLDGDATGDIVALDARVQPDSLVVMLVDEKEASVHDDGRSEAAPVPEPAPHI, from the coding sequence ATGACTGCTGAGTGGTGGATGGCCATGGCCGCGCTGGTGCTCGGCGCCGTGCTGGCGGTCGCCGTGATCGTCCTGGCGGTGCGGCATCGCGGCCTCGCCAAGCGCCACGAGCGCACGCGCGGGCAGCTGGACGCAGTCGAGCACCGGCTCGACGCGGCGCAGCGCCGCCTCGGCGAGCTGCCGGGCGTGGACCGGCCGCGCCAGGAGATCGCCCTGGTGCTCAACCCCGTCAAGACCCGCGCGGACGAGGTCCGGCGCGCGCTCGAGGCGATGGCGGACCGCGAGGGCCTCGGCTCCGTGCTCGTGCTGGAGACCGAGGAGGACGATCCGGGGACGCAGATGGCCAAGGACGCCCTCGAGGCCGGGGTGCGCCTGGTGATCGCCGCGGGCGGGGACGGCACGGTGCGCACCGTGGCCGAGCAGCTGACCGGAACGGACGTGGCCCTCGGAGTGGTCCCCCTCGGCACGGGCAACCTGCTGGCGCGCAACCTGGACCTGCCGATCAACGACATCGAGGAGTGCCTGCGGATCGCCCTGACGGGCCGCCAGCGTCGCATCGACACGGTGGACGTGCGCTTCACGCACGAGGAGGGTGAGGTCACCCGTCAGACGTTCACGGTGATCGGCGGCGCCGGCTACGACGCGGACATCATGGGCGACACCAAGGACGAGCTGAAGGACGTGGCCGGCTGGCTCGCGTACAGCGAGGCCGGCATGCGCCACCTGCGCGGCAAGCGCCACGAGGTGTCCATCTCCCTCGACGGCGGCGCGTCCCGCCGGTTCAAGGTGCGCACGGTGATGGTGGCCAACTGCGGCATGCTCACCGGCGGCGTGGAGCTGCTGCCGGAGGCCAAGCTCGACGACGGCCTGCTGGACGTCCTGGTCCTCTCCCCCCGCCATGCCCTGGACTGGGCGCGGATCGCGGCGAAGACCGTGACGCGCCACGGCGCGAAGATCCCGGTGATGCACACCGAGCAGGCCCAGCGCGTGAAGGTGGAGTTCGCGGACCCCATGCCGTCCCAGCTCGACGGCGACGCGACCGGGGACATCGTGGCCCTCGACGCCCGCGTGCAGCCGGACTCGCTCGTGGTGATGCTCGTGGACGAGAAGGAGGCCTCGGTGCACGACGACGGCCGCTCCGAGGCCGCCCCCGTCCCGGAGCCGGCGCCCCACATCTGA
- the pheA gene encoding prephenate dehydratase, whose translation MTRDDAAPLGRCTFLGPAGTFTEAALRAVPGAEQAELIPATSVPAALAAVRAGEADHAMVPIENSVEGGVSATLDDIASGDDLQILREELVQISFVLVGRPGVELADVRRVSTHTHAWAQVRGWVEANLPGVEYTPSGSTAAAARALADAEPGSEPFDAAVCAPLVAEQTGLPVLARAIEDVTGAVTRFVLVGRPGPLPAHTGSDKTTLTVPLPDDHPGALREILDQFATRGINLSRIESRPTGEGMGKYFFSIDLEGHLAEERVAAAMGALHRIFPGVRFLGSYPRAEHRPVAVRRHTSDDAYRAGRAWVDGLLAR comes from the coding sequence GTGACCCGCGACGACGCCGCGCCCCTCGGGCGCTGCACCTTCCTGGGCCCCGCGGGCACCTTCACGGAGGCCGCGCTGCGGGCCGTGCCGGGTGCCGAGCAGGCCGAGCTGATCCCCGCCACGTCCGTGCCGGCCGCGCTCGCGGCCGTCCGGGCCGGGGAGGCCGACCACGCCATGGTGCCGATCGAGAACTCCGTGGAGGGCGGCGTGAGCGCCACCCTGGACGACATCGCCTCGGGCGACGACCTCCAGATCCTCCGCGAGGAGCTCGTGCAGATCAGCTTCGTGCTGGTGGGCCGGCCCGGCGTGGAGCTGGCGGACGTGCGGCGCGTGTCCACGCACACCCACGCGTGGGCGCAGGTGCGCGGCTGGGTCGAGGCGAACCTGCCCGGCGTCGAGTACACCCCCTCCGGATCCACCGCCGCCGCGGCGCGGGCCCTCGCGGACGCCGAGCCCGGATCCGAGCCGTTCGACGCCGCCGTGTGCGCCCCGCTCGTGGCCGAGCAGACCGGCCTGCCCGTGCTGGCGCGGGCGATCGAGGACGTCACGGGCGCGGTGACGCGGTTCGTGCTGGTGGGCCGGCCGGGCCCGCTGCCCGCGCACACCGGCTCGGACAAGACCACGCTGACCGTCCCCCTGCCGGACGACCATCCGGGCGCGCTGAGGGAGATCCTGGACCAGTTCGCGACGCGCGGGATCAACCTCTCGCGCATCGAGTCCCGGCCGACCGGCGAGGGGATGGGCAAGTACTTCTTCTCGATCGACCTCGAGGGGCACCTCGCCGAGGAGCGCGTGGCCGCCGCGATGGGCGCGCTGCACCGGATCTTCCCCGGCGTGCGCTTCCTGGGGTCCTACCCGCGGGCCGAGCACCGGCCCGTGGCCGTGCGTCGGCACACCTCGGACGACGCCTACCGCGCCGGCCGCGCCTGGGTCGACGGGCTCCTCGCCCGCTGA
- a CDS encoding rhodanese-like domain-containing protein, whose protein sequence is MSAFETVDVNEIPADAAILDVREDDEWTLGRAAGAQHLPLGQLPDRLEELDPDTDYYVICRTGGRSARAAEFMVGRGYTAINVAGGSGAWLEAGKPMEADGGAEPTVK, encoded by the coding sequence ATGAGCGCTTTCGAGACCGTCGATGTGAACGAGATCCCCGCGGACGCGGCCATCCTGGACGTCCGCGAGGACGACGAGTGGACCCTGGGCCGCGCCGCCGGCGCGCAGCACCTGCCGCTCGGCCAGCTGCCGGACCGCCTCGAGGAGCTGGACCCGGACACCGACTACTACGTCATCTGCCGCACCGGCGGCCGCTCCGCCCGCGCCGCCGAGTTCATGGTGGGCCGCGGCTACACGGCCATCAACGTGGCCGGCGGCTCCGGCGCATGGCTGGAGGCCGGCAAGCCCATGGAGGCCGACGGCGGCGCCGAGCCCACCGTCAAGTGA